Proteins from one Brevinematia bacterium genomic window:
- the acnA gene encoding aconitate hydratase AcnA: MQEIKGIKFIRVFDYLSEKELNTKPFSIRILIENVVRNLGEEGIENRFLDALINWKGSKTTTEEIGFKPCRVLMQDFTGIPIIVDLAVMRDKAKELGKDPKLINPKVPTHLVVDHSLQVDFFGESNAFEKNLELEFKRNTERYHLLKWAKKNFSNLYVVPPGKGIIHQINLEYLAKVVLVENGIAKYDTLVGTDSHTTMINGLGVLGWGVGGIEAESVILGQPYFMKLPEVVGVHMKGKIKDGVNATDIVLTITNLLRKVGVVDKFVEFFGEGARTMDVETRATIANMAPEYGATMGFFAVDENTLDYLYRTGRDKELLELIEEYTKSQGLWHHSNSYESVEFSQVVEINLEEIEPVLAGPRRPQDKVFISSVAKEFKEHLEQTKGGISESNKLRDGDIVIASITSCTNTSNPYVLVGAGIVAKKAFEKGLSVKSHVKTSFSPGSRVVEKYLKELGLQEYLDKLGFNIVGYGCATCIGNSGPLINWVEEEIRKNNLTVVSITSGNRNFEGRIHPLVKANYLASPILVVAYAIAGNIMLNLEKEPLGFDTNNSPVFLKDILPTHNEIVEYLSKIVTRETFINVYKDIFVGTKEWESMDVGESSLFCWDENSTYIRKPPYFDDYNPSRNHLEDIIGARILGVFGDSITTDHISPAGSIDENSPAGQYLLEKGVNKEDFNSYGSRRGNHEVMMRGTFANPRIKNLMLGNKEGGYTLVYKDGNWTETTIFDASMHYKQNGIPLVIIGGKEYGTGSSRDWAAKGPYLLGVKAVIAKSFERIHRSNLIGMGIIPLEPLDKNKNLEFSGKEVINIIGLKDIKPGGIVEVEVINENGAKSSFKAKCRIDTQNELNIAKSGGIMQKVLNTLFH; this comes from the coding sequence ATGCAAGAGATAAAAGGTATAAAGTTCATTAGAGTTTTTGATTACCTATCAGAAAAAGAGCTAAATACTAAACCCTTCTCCATAAGGATACTAATAGAAAACGTTGTAAGAAACCTTGGAGAGGAGGGGATAGAAAACAGATTTTTAGATGCTCTTATAAACTGGAAAGGATCTAAAACCACTACCGAAGAAATTGGTTTTAAGCCTTGTAGAGTCTTAATGCAAGACTTCACCGGTATTCCCATAATAGTAGACCTTGCGGTAATGAGAGACAAAGCAAAAGAGCTAGGTAAGGACCCAAAACTTATAAACCCTAAAGTTCCAACACACCTTGTCGTAGATCATTCATTGCAAGTTGACTTTTTTGGTGAAAGCAATGCATTTGAGAAAAATCTTGAACTAGAGTTTAAAAGGAATACTGAAAGATACCATCTTTTAAAATGGGCTAAGAAAAACTTCTCAAACCTCTATGTAGTGCCTCCGGGCAAAGGCATAATACACCAAATAAACCTAGAATATCTTGCAAAGGTTGTTTTAGTTGAAAACGGAATTGCAAAATATGATACATTGGTCGGAACAGATTCACACACCACTATGATAAATGGACTTGGAGTCCTAGGGTGGGGAGTAGGAGGAATTGAAGCAGAATCTGTTATACTTGGGCAACCATACTTTATGAAACTACCAGAGGTTGTCGGGGTACACATGAAGGGAAAGATAAAAGATGGTGTTAATGCAACTGATATAGTGCTAACCATAACTAACCTCCTTAGGAAAGTAGGAGTTGTAGACAAGTTTGTTGAGTTTTTTGGAGAAGGTGCGAGAACGATGGATGTGGAGACAAGAGCAACTATTGCAAATATGGCTCCGGAATACGGAGCAACTATGGGTTTCTTCGCAGTTGATGAAAACACTCTTGACTACCTTTACAGAACTGGCAGAGACAAAGAGCTACTTGAGCTGATTGAGGAATACACAAAAAGCCAAGGACTATGGCACCATAGTAACTCCTACGAAAGTGTTGAATTCTCGCAGGTTGTTGAAATAAATCTTGAAGAAATAGAACCAGTTCTTGCAGGTCCAAGAAGGCCTCAGGACAAGGTTTTTATATCATCAGTGGCAAAGGAATTTAAGGAACACCTTGAACAAACCAAGGGTGGAATATCCGAAAGTAATAAACTAAGGGATGGTGACATTGTAATTGCATCAATAACAAGCTGTACTAATACATCAAATCCCTATGTTTTAGTCGGTGCAGGAATAGTTGCAAAAAAAGCTTTTGAGAAAGGCCTTTCTGTGAAAAGTCATGTAAAAACTTCTTTTTCGCCAGGTTCTAGAGTAGTTGAGAAGTACCTAAAGGAACTCGGACTACAGGAATATCTTGATAAACTTGGGTTCAACATAGTTGGATATGGATGTGCAACATGTATAGGAAACAGTGGACCTCTTATAAACTGGGTTGAAGAGGAAATAAGAAAAAACAACCTCACAGTAGTATCAATCACAAGCGGAAATAGAAACTTTGAAGGAAGAATTCATCCCTTAGTAAAAGCTAACTACTTAGCATCACCCATATTAGTAGTAGCCTATGCAATAGCTGGAAACATAATGCTGAACCTGGAAAAAGAACCCCTAGGGTTTGACACAAACAATTCACCAGTCTTCCTAAAGGATATACTTCCAACTCATAACGAAATAGTTGAATACCTTTCAAAAATTGTTACAAGAGAAACTTTCATTAATGTCTACAAAGACATATTCGTAGGCACAAAGGAATGGGAAAGTATGGACGTTGGAGAAAGTAGCCTATTTTGCTGGGATGAAAACTCAACATACATAAGAAAGCCTCCATACTTTGATGATTATAACCCCAGTAGAAATCACTTAGAAGACATAATCGGAGCCAGAATCCTAGGAGTATTTGGAGACTCAATAACTACAGACCACATTTCACCAGCAGGTTCTATAGACGAAAACTCTCCTGCCGGCCAATACCTTTTAGAAAAAGGTGTCAACAAAGAAGATTTCAACTCCTACGGTTCTAGAAGAGGCAACCACGAGGTTATGATGAGAGGCACTTTCGCAAACCCAAGAATAAAAAACCTAATGCTTGGCAATAAAGAAGGAGGTTACACTCTCGTTTACAAAGATGGCAATTGGACTGAAACCACGATCTTTGACGCATCAATGCATTACAAGCAAAACGGTATCCCATTGGTCATTATAGGAGGTAAGGAATATGGAACCGGAAGCTCCAGAGACTGGGCAGCAAAAGGCCCCTACCTACTCGGAGTAAAGGCAGTAATAGCAAAAAGCTTTGAAAGAATCCATAGAAGTAACCTCATAGGAATGGGCATAATACCTCTTGAGCCTCTAGACAAAAACAAAAACCTAGAGTTTTCAGGGAAGGA
- the glmS gene encoding glutamine--fructose-6-phosphate transaminase (isomerizing) — protein sequence MCGIVGYIGIRSNPVEVVIEGLKQLEYRGYDSAGIAFIRNGEFEILKEVGRIANLEDKIKTINLSGIKEACIGHTRWATHGGVTVHNAHPHISNNRKITLVHNGIIENYSLLKEMLSKKGYSFYSQTDTEVIVNLIEEHMKEGNSFEDAIMLAVTELNGTFGLVIMGLEESDKLVAVRKGSPIVIGIGDNESIIASDINAIVRYTKNVIYLDDGEIAIVKKDEIITKNFTGKDIKKDVFVVDWEIEQLNKGGYPHYMLKEIFEQPTAIENCIRGRILEDEGSVKLGGIAKLENYIHKIRKFVFIGCGTAYHAGMIGKYLMENLGGVLSEVDHASEFRYRNPMVGPRDVVVAISQSGETMDTLEALREAKRKGAITMGIINVVGSTIAREAGMGIYIHSGPEIGVASTKAFTNMIVALIMLSIKVGRRKRLGLFEGKEVVSNLKKLPELVEYTLNTTNKITNNISKEFYKSRNFLYLGRHYNYPIALEGALKLKEVSYIHAEGYPAAEMKHGPIALIDENMPVVFIATKGALYDKILSNIQEVKARNGKVIAIINDNDEKVSKISDYVIPVPEVIEPLSPIINVIPLQLLAYHIATIKGLDVDKPRNLAKSVTVE from the coding sequence ATGTGTGGAATTGTAGGATATATCGGCATAAGATCAAACCCCGTAGAAGTTGTAATAGAGGGGCTAAAACAACTTGAATACAGAGGCTACGATTCCGCAGGAATAGCTTTTATTAGAAATGGAGAGTTTGAGATTCTCAAGGAAGTAGGGAGAATAGCAAATCTTGAAGATAAGATCAAAACCATAAATCTCTCTGGCATAAAGGAAGCTTGTATTGGTCACACTAGATGGGCTACCCATGGAGGTGTCACTGTCCACAATGCACATCCTCATATAAGCAACAACAGAAAAATCACTTTGGTCCACAATGGCATAATAGAGAACTACTCACTTCTAAAAGAAATGCTCTCTAAGAAAGGGTATTCATTCTACAGTCAAACAGACACTGAAGTTATCGTAAACCTTATAGAAGAACATATGAAGGAAGGGAACAGTTTTGAGGATGCTATAATGCTTGCAGTAACAGAGCTTAATGGAACTTTCGGATTAGTTATAATGGGATTAGAAGAGTCTGACAAACTTGTAGCTGTAAGAAAAGGGAGTCCCATAGTTATTGGCATAGGAGACAATGAAAGCATAATTGCCTCAGACATAAATGCTATAGTTAGATACACCAAAAACGTAATTTACCTTGATGACGGAGAGATTGCAATCGTTAAGAAAGATGAGATCATAACTAAAAATTTCACTGGCAAGGATATAAAAAAAGATGTATTCGTTGTTGACTGGGAAATCGAACAACTTAACAAAGGTGGATATCCTCATTATATGCTTAAGGAAATATTTGAACAACCAACCGCAATTGAAAATTGCATAAGAGGTAGGATTTTAGAGGATGAGGGAAGTGTCAAACTTGGAGGTATTGCTAAGCTAGAAAACTATATCCACAAGATAAGAAAGTTTGTTTTCATAGGATGTGGGACTGCGTATCATGCTGGAATGATAGGAAAATACCTTATGGAAAACCTTGGAGGAGTGTTATCAGAAGTTGATCATGCCTCAGAATTTAGGTATAGAAATCCAATGGTAGGGCCAAGAGACGTAGTGGTTGCTATTAGCCAATCAGGAGAGACGATGGATACCCTAGAGGCATTAAGAGAAGCCAAAAGAAAGGGAGCTATTACGATGGGGATAATCAACGTTGTTGGTAGCACTATAGCTAGAGAAGCTGGTATGGGGATATATATACACTCCGGACCCGAAATAGGAGTCGCTTCAACAAAAGCATTTACCAATATGATAGTAGCATTAATAATGCTAAGTATAAAGGTTGGCAGAAGAAAAAGATTAGGACTTTTTGAAGGAAAAGAAGTGGTATCAAACCTCAAGAAACTACCAGAGTTGGTTGAATACACACTAAACACTACAAACAAGATCACAAACAATATCTCCAAAGAATTCTACAAAAGTAGGAATTTCCTATACCTCGGTAGGCATTACAACTATCCTATTGCTCTTGAAGGAGCCCTTAAACTAAAAGAGGTATCTTATATACATGCCGAAGGCTACCCAGCAGCAGAAATGAAACACGGTCCTATCGCATTAATTGACGAAAACATGCCAGTGGTCTTTATAGCCACCAAAGGAGCCTTGTATGACAAAATCTTAAGCAACATTCAAGAAGTAAAAGCAAGAAATGGAAAGGTCATTGCAATCATAAATGACAACGATGAAAAAGTTTCAAAAATCTCTGATTACGTTATACCAGTTCCAGAAGTTATAGAACCCCTCTCGCCAATAATAAACGTTATACCACTACAGCTACTAGCCTACCACATTGCTACCATTAAGGGACTTGATGTTGACAAACCCAGAAATCTAGCAAAAAGTGTCACAGTTGAATAA
- the acpS gene encoding holo-ACP synthase — protein sequence MIKVGVDVTDIERVKKFFERKGEKFLDRVLTPREKEYVMRHKKFLLHLAGRFAGKEAFFKALGTGIVDFKEVEILNAPSGKPYINLYGKTKQIFDSMNIKGIDISISHTDLVAVSVVVFEI from the coding sequence ATGATAAAGGTTGGAGTTGATGTAACTGACATAGAGAGAGTGAAGAAGTTTTTTGAAAGGAAGGGTGAGAAGTTTCTTGATAGGGTTTTGACACCGAGAGAGAAGGAGTATGTTATGAGGCACAAGAAGTTTTTGTTGCATTTAGCCGGTAGGTTTGCTGGTAAGGAAGCTTTTTTCAAGGCTTTGGGTACTGGAATTGTTGACTTTAAGGAAGTTGAAATACTTAACGCCCCCTCTGGAAAGCCTTACATAAATCTCTACGGGAAGACAAAACAAATTTTTGACTCAATGAATATAAAGGGTATTGATATCTCAATATCTCATACTGACCTTGTTGCTGTTTCGGTGGTTGTTTTTGAGATTTAA
- a CDS encoding DUF6485 family protein — MECKKEINLNRCNCSYSPCPRKGICCECIAYHRSKRQLPACFFPKDAEATWDRSFEHFIKLATQGRI, encoded by the coding sequence ATGGAATGCAAAAAAGAGATAAACCTAAATAGGTGTAATTGTTCCTACTCTCCCTGTCCTAGAAAAGGAATATGTTGCGAATGCATAGCATACCACAGAAGCAAAAGACAACTTCCTGCCTGCTTTTTCCCAAAAGACGCTGAAGCAACATGGGACAGGAGTTTTGAACATTTCATAAAATTAGCCACACAAGGGAGAATATAG
- a CDS encoding prepilin peptidase, with amino-acid sequence MQNYLNYLLGYFEIGLNLLFLTLISAFDIKTHKAPNYLTLPYILLGSILTVLGNFSRYINLIELALLILAIWLYSRIKRVEMLETFGGGDIKTLLGFSLANEFLAFNISLIVASMTGIFWAIASSKKGVPFVPFLLLGYAISLILTYTLLQKKAF; translated from the coding sequence GTGCAAAATTATCTTAACTACCTCCTAGGTTACTTTGAGATAGGACTAAACTTACTATTTCTCACTCTTATCTCGGCATTTGACATAAAAACTCATAAAGCTCCAAACTATCTTACCTTACCATATATTCTACTAGGTTCAATCTTAACAGTTCTAGGCAATTTTTCTAGGTATATCAATCTCATTGAGCTAGCTTTGCTCATTTTAGCAATATGGCTATACTCTAGAATAAAAAGAGTTGAAATGCTTGAGACGTTCGGCGGGGGAGATATAAAAACTCTGCTAGGCTTTTCGCTAGCAAATGAGTTTCTCGCATTCAACATTTCATTAATAGTAGCATCAATGACTGGTATCTTTTGGGCTATCGCATCCTCAAAAAAAGGAGTACCCTTTGTGCCATTTCTACTCCTAGGATACGCAATATCTCTAATACTTACCTATACGTTACTACAAAAAAAAGCATTCTGA